One window from the genome of Aptenodytes patagonicus chromosome 4, bAptPat1.pri.cur, whole genome shotgun sequence encodes:
- the PIGY gene encoding phosphatidylinositol N-acetylglucosaminyltransferase subunit Y — protein MAGGGMLPSLPTLTVLVPLLSLAGLFYSASIDEAFPQGCTSTNSLCFYSLLLPVTIPVYVFFHLWTWMGIKLFRHN, from the coding sequence ATGGCCGGAGGCGGCatgctcccctccctgcccacacTGACTGTACTCGTTCCCCTCCTGTCCCTGGCAGGCTTGTTTTACTCAGCCAGCATAGATGAAGCCTTCCCACAGGGCTGCACCAGCACAAACAGCTTATGTTTCTACAGTCTCCTCCTTCCTGTTACAATACCGGTTTATGTATTCTTCCACCTGTGGACCTGGATGGGGATTAAGCTTTTTAGGCATAACTAG